A single window of bacterium DNA harbors:
- a CDS encoding ABC transporter ATP-binding protein gives MLNGDRGPRLRAEDVLVRFGGVTALSGVGVEVRGGEILALIGPNGAGKTTLLNTISGVYRPAAGRIVLDGREITGRSPDEVARRGVARTFQNVSLFGGMTVLENILVGRHIHMRGGVLAAGIYWGWGEREELRHREAAERIIDFLEISHIRKAPAGTLPYGLRKRVDLGRALAAEPTVLLLDEPMTGMNREEKEDMVRFILDISDEWAPAIVLIEHDMGIVMDISHRVVVLDHGRKIAEGAPDDVRANPEVLRAYLGGAPVAPAAGAVR, from the coding sequence ATGCTCAACGGGGACCGCGGTCCGAGGCTTCGAGCAGAGGACGTGCTCGTCCGATTCGGCGGTGTGACGGCCCTTTCGGGGGTCGGCGTCGAGGTTCGGGGAGGCGAGATCCTCGCCCTGATCGGTCCCAACGGCGCGGGGAAAACCACGCTGCTCAACACGATCAGCGGGGTCTACCGGCCGGCGGCGGGGCGGATCGTCCTCGACGGCCGGGAGATCACGGGCCGGTCCCCCGACGAGGTCGCCCGCCGCGGCGTCGCCCGCACCTTCCAAAACGTCTCCCTGTTCGGCGGCATGACGGTCCTCGAAAACATCCTCGTCGGGCGGCACATCCACATGCGCGGGGGGGTCCTGGCCGCCGGCATCTACTGGGGCTGGGGCGAACGGGAAGAGCTGCGGCACCGCGAAGCGGCCGAGCGCATCATCGACTTTCTCGAGATCTCCCACATCCGCAAGGCCCCGGCGGGAACGCTCCCCTACGGGCTGCGCAAGCGCGTCGACCTCGGACGCGCGCTCGCCGCGGAGCCGACCGTCCTGCTGCTCGACGAGCCCATGACCGGGATGAACCGCGAGGAGAAAGAGGACATGGTCCGGTTCATCCTCGACATCAGCGACGAGTGGGCGCCGGCGATCGTGCTGATCGAACACGACATGGGGATCGTGATGGACATCTCGCATCGCGTCGTCGTGCTGGACCACGGCAGGAAGATCGCCGAAGGCGCCCCGGACGACGTCCGCGCCAATCCCGAGGTGCTGCGGGCCTATCTCGGCGGGGCGCCGGTGGCGCCCGCGGCCGGAGCCGTGCGATGA
- a CDS encoding copper amine oxidase N-terminal domain-containing protein, whose translation MNRTRAVWIALALVAAISVAAPMPSGAQGVIRVFVDGQPVNFDVPPTVIQGRVLVPLRGIFERLGATVDYNAANQHILAVRGGQTVELTVGSRQAAVNTQPQLLDVPAFTINGRTMVPLRFISEALGAGVQWNAANATILINSGGGAPTAAAPPVTPSGEVTGRLMAVTTGQNPQVVVRANNQDYTYTVSPQTAIYRFNAATNAGGSAPLGALHAGDQVVVDASGNQATKITATYRVVPAGRIASINAGNRTVTLANGQRYVVLPDAVITLNGQAADFSALQNGRAARFSVVQGTNQAYEVAVTTPAAATPVPTALTAPTITSPGNGQRVGTSVTVQGQAQPGALVVVTAQPRLLGQVVRVSTTANANGAWQVALNLTSIPLVGTPYVVSAAQIVNGAQSDAASIEVNVQ comes from the coding sequence ATGAATAGAACACGCGCGGTGTGGATCGCCCTCGCCCTGGTGGCGGCGATCTCGGTCGCGGCGCCGATGCCTTCGGGCGCCCAGGGCGTAATCAGGGTGTTTGTCGACGGTCAGCCCGTCAACTTCGACGTGCCTCCGACTGTGATTCAGGGCCGCGTCCTCGTTCCGCTGCGCGGCATCTTCGAGCGGCTGGGCGCGACGGTGGACTACAACGCCGCGAACCAGCACATCCTGGCGGTCCGCGGCGGACAGACCGTCGAGCTGACGGTGGGGTCGCGCCAGGCCGCCGTCAACACCCAGCCGCAGCTGCTGGACGTACCCGCGTTTACGATCAACGGCCGGACGATGGTGCCGCTCCGCTTCATCAGCGAAGCCCTCGGCGCCGGCGTGCAGTGGAACGCGGCCAACGCCACGATCTTGATCAACAGCGGCGGCGGCGCGCCGACCGCCGCGGCACCCCCTGTCACGCCGTCGGGTGAGGTCACCGGGCGGCTGATGGCGGTGACGACCGGACAGAACCCCCAGGTTGTCGTGCGTGCGAACAACCAAGACTACACGTATACCGTAAGTCCGCAGACGGCGATCTACCGATTCAACGCCGCCACGAACGCCGGCGGCTCGGCGCCGCTCGGCGCCCTCCACGCCGGCGATCAGGTTGTAGTCGATGCGAGCGGCAACCAGGCAACCAAGATCACAGCCACCTATCGCGTGGTGCCGGCCGGCCGTATTGCCTCCATCAACGCCGGCAACCGGACGGTCACGCTCGCGAACGGTCAGCGCTACGTTGTGCTGCCCGACGCCGTGATCACGCTGAACGGCCAGGCCGCGGACTTCAGCGCGCTGCAGAACGGCCGGGCGGCGCGTTTCTCCGTGGTGCAGGGAACGAATCAGGCGTACGAGGTCGCCGTGACGACCCCGGCGGCAGCGACGCCGGTGCCGACCGCGCTGACCGCGCCGACGATCACGTCGCCCGGCAACGGGCAGCGGGTCGGGACGAGCGTGACTGTTCAGGGACAGGCCCAGCCCGGCGCGCTGGTCGTCGTGACGGCCCAGCCGCGGCTCCTGGGGCAGGTGGTACGCGTGTCGACAACCGCGAACGCCAACGGGGCGTGGCAGGTGGCGTTGAACCTGACCTCGATTCCGCTGGTGGGCACGCCCTACGTCGTCAGCGCGGCGCAGATCGTGAACGGCGCGCAGTCCGACGCGGCGAGCATCGAAGTGAACGTGCAGTAG
- a CDS encoding methyltransferase, which yields MDTGDQRPSAALLDLVNGFRVSQAINVVATLGIADLLKNGPRSSDDLAAATGTHADTLYRLLRALASVGVFREEADRRFMLTSLGECLRSDAVEPVGPYAVHIGEPRLWQAWGHLLESVRTGENTFRLVHGVDAWEYRRRNPEAGAIFDRAMTGQSRLQANAVLKVYDFERFRCVVDVGGGHGLLLSAILAKHRALRGVLFDQPHVVSGAEPALQAAGIADRCQVVGGDFFEAVPGGGDAYVLKFILHDWEDAHATVILQCCRRSIAPTGRLLVIDAEIAPPNEGSRSKFLDLSMLVQYGARERTREEWAALFAASGFQLIAATPTEAGLSVIEGIPA from the coding sequence ATGGACACGGGCGACCAGAGGCCGTCCGCTGCGCTTCTGGATTTGGTCAACGGGTTCAGGGTGTCGCAGGCGATCAACGTCGTCGCGACCCTCGGGATCGCCGATCTCTTGAAGAACGGTCCGCGGAGCAGCGATGACCTCGCGGCGGCGACGGGGACCCACGCGGACACGCTGTACAGGCTGCTACGGGCGCTCGCCAGCGTGGGGGTGTTCCGGGAGGAGGCGGACCGCCGCTTCATGCTGACGTCGCTTGGCGAGTGCCTGCGATCCGACGCAGTCGAACCCGTGGGGCCCTATGCGGTTCACATTGGCGAGCCGCGACTGTGGCAAGCGTGGGGGCACCTTCTCGAAAGCGTGCGGACCGGTGAAAACACCTTCCGCCTCGTTCACGGTGTGGACGCGTGGGAGTACCGGCGGCGCAATCCAGAGGCGGGAGCAATTTTCGACCGCGCGATGACGGGGCAGTCGCGCCTCCAGGCGAATGCCGTGCTCAAGGTCTACGACTTCGAGCGGTTCCGGTGCGTGGTTGACGTCGGCGGCGGGCATGGTCTGCTCTTGTCCGCGATCCTCGCCAAACATCGGGCGCTCCGCGGCGTGCTGTTCGATCAGCCCCATGTCGTGTCCGGTGCTGAGCCTGCGCTGCAAGCCGCGGGCATTGCGGATCGTTGCCAGGTCGTTGGAGGAGACTTCTTCGAGGCTGTTCCCGGCGGCGGTGACGCCTACGTGTTGAAGTTCATCCTCCACGACTGGGAGGACGCGCACGCGACGGTCATTCTGCAGTGCTGTCGGCGTTCCATCGCGCCTACCGGGAGGCTCTTAGTCATCGACGCCGAGATCGCCCCCCCGAACGAGGGCTCCAGGAGCAAGTTCCTCGACCTCAGCATGTTGGTGCAATACGGAGCACGAGAGCGCACGCGCGAGGAGTGGGCGGCTCTCTTTGCCGCGTCCGGTTTCCAACTCATTGCCGCGACCCCGACCGAAGCCGGGTTGAGCGTCATCGAGGGCATCCCGGCTTAG
- a CDS encoding dihydrofolate reductase family protein has protein sequence MRNVIFAINITLDGCCDHTKTIGNEEIHEYFTHLMRDVDLLVFGRKTYQLMVPFWPDVAKTHSMTKATNEFADTFDSINKIVFSRSLDSAEGNNTRIVRTELQDEILKLKKEQGKNILTGGVSIPSQLIELGLVDEYHFVVQPIIVGEGRRLLDGSSLQERLQLKLVESETFKSGCVALRYLKQ, from the coding sequence ATGAGAAATGTAATCTTCGCAATCAACATTACGTTAGATGGCTGCTGCGACCACACCAAAACAATTGGTAATGAAGAAATACATGAATATTTTACGCACCTCATGCGAGATGTTGACCTACTCGTCTTTGGGCGTAAGACGTATCAATTGATGGTTCCGTTTTGGCCTGATGTCGCAAAGACCCACTCTATGACAAAAGCAACGAACGAATTTGCCGACACATTTGACTCCATCAACAAAATTGTTTTTTCCCGCTCATTGGACAGCGCCGAAGGAAACAATACGAGAATTGTTCGTACGGAGCTTCAAGACGAAATACTCAAATTGAAAAAAGAACAAGGCAAAAATATTTTGACCGGTGGTGTAAGTATTCCTTCACAACTGATAGAGCTCGGTCTGGTTGATGAATATCATTTTGTCGTTCAGCCGATAATTGTAGGAGAGGGGAGACGGTTGTTGGACGGTAGCAGCCTACAAGAAAGATTACAACTAAAACTTGTTGAGTCCGAGACATTTAAGTCAGGATGCGTTGCGCTTCGTTACTTGAAACAGTGA